A stretch of the Opisthocomus hoazin isolate bOpiHoa1 chromosome 2, bOpiHoa1.hap1, whole genome shotgun sequence genome encodes the following:
- the TLR5 gene encoding toll-like receptor 5 isoform X2: MLRQQLVLVFGISLASDIAASRSCYSEGQVSVYYFCNLTDIPPVPKDTVKLLLTFNYISQVTATSFPLLEHLLLLEIGMQYVYPVTIGKGAFKNLPNLRVLDLGYNRILRLDLDAFVGLPSLTVLRLFQNYLGDSILEEHYFQDLSSLEELDLSGNEITKLQPHPLFYNLTVLKTVNLKFNKISNLCESDLTSFRGKHFLFFSLSSNNLYKTDEMAWAKCPNPFRNMTFNSLDLSENGWSTEKVQYFCRAIKGTLISSLIFSSHTMGSGFGFNNLKNPDNDTFAGLARSDLRLLDISHGYIFSLNSLIFQSLGNLELLNLFENKINQIQRQAFFGLGNLKILNLSSNLLGELYDYTFEGLHSVMYIDLQKNHIGMIGEKSFSNLVSLKIIDLRDNAIKKLPSFPHLTSAFLGDNKLMSVVGTTIAATHLELERNWLANLGDLYILFQVPDVQYIFLKQNRLSYCVKRDSVIENNQLIYMDLGENMLQLVWERDLCLDVFGALSKLQVLHLNNNYLTALPQEIFQGLISLKRLNLASNLLSHLSPGLFPQSLTNLNLSGNQLFSPEPEVFMTLSILDITHNTYVCDCTLKSLLVWLNETNVTLAGSQSDRYCVYPPAFAGVPLSSLAFDGCSEDELQQTLRFSVFIFTSVTLLMFLMAVVIFTRCRGICFVWYKTIIKKMIDSHPQVADKSEYRYDAYLCYSKNDFEWVQNSLLKHLDSQYFDKNRFTLCFEERDFLPGEEHINNIRDAICNSRKTICIVTRQFLKDGWCVEAFNFAQSRYFCDLKDVLIMVVVGSLSQYQLMKHKPIRNFLQRSQYLRWPEDYQDVDWFLDNLSCQILKEKKVQRKASGIELQTVATVSSS; encoded by the coding sequence ATGTTACGTCAACAGCTAGTACTTGTCTTTGGAATATCACTAGCTAGTGATATAGCTGCATCTAGAAGCTGTTATTCAGAAGGCCAAGTCTCCGTGTATTATTTCTGCAACCTCACAGATATTCCACCTGTGCCGAAGGATACAGTGAAGCTTTTGCTAACTTTCAACTATATCAGTCAAGTGACTGCGACTTCGTTTCCactgctggagcacttgctgttgtTGGAAATCGGAATGCAATATGTCTATCCTGTTACCATAGGAAAAGGAGCTTTCAAGAACCTGCCAAACCTTCGTGTCTTAGACTTGGGATACAATAGGATTCTTCGACTGGATCTTGATGCTTTCGTGGGCTTGCCAAGTCTGACTGTACTCCGTCTGTTTCAGAACTACCTTGGAGATTCCATCCTGGAGGAACATTACTTTCAAGATTTGAGCTCATTAGAAGAATTGGATCTTTCAGGGAATGAAATCACAAAACTTCAGCCTCATCCCTTATTTTATAATCTGACAGTCTTGAAAACTGTGAACCTGAAATTCAACAAGATATCCAACCTGTGTGAAAGCGATCTTACTAGCTTCCGAGgaaaacactttttattttttagcctCAGCTCTAATAATTTGTACAAGACAGATGAAATGGCCTGGGCCAAATGCCCAAATCCTTTCAGAAATATGACGTTTAACTCACTAGACCTTAGTGAAAATGGCTGGAGCACAGAGAAAGTCCAATATTTCTGCAGAGCCATTAAAGGGACTCTAATCAGTTCTTTAATATTTAGTTCTCATACAATGGGTTCAGGATTTGGCTTTAATAACTTAAAAAATCCAGATAATGATACATTTGCAGGACTAGCAAGAAGTGATCTTCGTTTGCTTGATATTTCACATGGTTACATTTTCTCTCTCAATTCCTTAATCTTTCAAAGCCTTGGTAATCTGGAATTACTGAACCTTTTCGAAAACAAGATAAATCAAATCCAAAGGCAAGCATTTTTTGGCTTGGGAAACCTAAAAATTCTCAATCTCTCAAGTAATCTTTTAGGTGAGTTGTATGATTATACTTTTGAGGGCCTACATAGTGTAATGTATATTGATTTACAGAAAAACCACATCGGGATGATTGGTGAAAAATCATTCAGTAATTTAGTAAGTCTGAAAATAATTGATCTCAGAGACAACGCCATTAAAAAACTCCCTTCCTTTCCACATCTGACCTCTGCCTTTCTAGGAGACAATAAGCTAATGTCTGTAGTTGGCACCACAATAGCAGCTACACACCTTGAATTGGAAAGAAATTGGCTGGCAAACCTGGGTGACCTGTATATTCTTTTCCAAGTTCCAGATGTGCAGTATATCTTCTTAAAACAGAATCGCTTATCTTACTGTGTGAAAAGGGATAGTGTTATAGAAAACAATCAGTTAATCTATATGGATCTAGGTGAAAATATGTTACAGCTTGTGTGGGAGAGAGACTTGTGTTTGGATGTGTTCGGGGCACTCTCCAAACTTCAGGTTCTACATCTGAATAACAACTACCTCACTGCTCTTCCACAGGAGATTTTTCAAGGTCTAATATCTCTAAAAAGACTTAATCTAGCTTCCAACCTATTGTCTCATCTTTCTCCTGGGCTTTTTCCACAAAGCCTAACAAACCTAAACTTATCTGGAAAccagcttttttcccctgagcCTGAAGTCTTTATGACTTTGAGTATTCTGGATATAACACATAATACGTATGTCTGTGATTGTACCTTAAAGAGCCTGCTAGTGTGGCTAAATGAAACCAACGTAACTCTAGCTGGCTCACAATCTGACAGGTACTGCGTATACCCACCTGCATTTGCAGGGGTACCGCTGTCATCGCTGGCATTTGATGGTTGCAGTGAAGATGAACTCCAGCAGACACTCAGGTTCTCAGTATTCATCTTCACCTCTGTCACTCTTCTAATGTTTCTGATGGCAGTCGTCATTTTTACTCGCTGTCGGGGGATTTGTTTTGTCTGGTATAAAACGATCATCAAAAAAATGATAGACAGCCATCCACAAGTAGCAGACAAAAGTGAATACAGATATGATGCATATTTGTGCTACAGCAAAAATGACTTTGAATGGGTCCAGAATTCTTTGCTAAAGCATCTGGATTCACAGTATTTTGATAAAAACAGATTTACCTTGTGCTTTGAGGAAAGAGATTTCTTGCCTGGGGAAGAACATATCAACAATATTCGTGATGCCATTtgcaacagcaggaaaacaatTTGCATTGTGACCAGGCAGTTTCTCAAAGATGGGTGGTGTGTGGAAGCCTTTAATTTTGCCCAAAGCAGGTACTTTTGTGATCTTAAAGATGTCCTCATTATGGTAGTGGTTGGGTCACTTTCTCAATATCAACTGATGAAACATAAACCAATTCGAAACTTTTTACAAAGGAGTCAGTATTTGCGGTGGCCTGAAGATTATCAAGATGTAGACTGGTTTTTAGATAACCTTTCTTGCcaaattctgaaggaaaaaaaagtgcaaaggaAAGCCAGTGGTATAGAGCTGCAGACTGTAGCAACAGTCTCAAGTTCATAG
- the TLR5 gene encoding toll-like receptor 5 isoform X3 → MKNGCGEQFVMLRQQLVLVFGISLASDIAASRSCYSEGQVSVYYFCNLTDIPPVPKDTVKLLLTFNYISQVTATSFPLLEHLLLLEIGMQYVYPVTIGKGAFKNLPNLRVLDLGYNRILRLDLDAFVGLPSLTVLRLFQNYLGDSILEEHYFQDLSSLEELDLSGNEITKLQPHPLFYNLTVLKTVNLKFNKISNLCESDLTSFRGKHFLFFSLSSNNLYKTDEMAWAKCPNPFRNMTFNSLDLSENGWSTEKVQYFCRAIKGTLISSLIFSSHTMGSGFGFNNLKNPDNDTFAGLARSDLRLLDISHGYIFSLNSLIFQSLGNLELLNLFENKINQIQRQAFFGLGNLKILNLSSNLLASASQLELHSSPSPPQLVCLVVKLWSLVYFICCSLSLVLFQLSCLLPRREEQVSAADLKQAWA, encoded by the exons ATTCGTGATGTTACGTCAACAGCTAGTACTTGTCTTTGGAATATCACTAGCTAGTGATATAGCTGCATCTAGAAGCTGTTATTCAGAAGGCCAAGTCTCCGTGTATTATTTCTGCAACCTCACAGATATTCCACCTGTGCCGAAGGATACAGTGAAGCTTTTGCTAACTTTCAACTATATCAGTCAAGTGACTGCGACTTCGTTTCCactgctggagcacttgctgttgtTGGAAATCGGAATGCAATATGTCTATCCTGTTACCATAGGAAAAGGAGCTTTCAAGAACCTGCCAAACCTTCGTGTCTTAGACTTGGGATACAATAGGATTCTTCGACTGGATCTTGATGCTTTCGTGGGCTTGCCAAGTCTGACTGTACTCCGTCTGTTTCAGAACTACCTTGGAGATTCCATCCTGGAGGAACATTACTTTCAAGATTTGAGCTCATTAGAAGAATTGGATCTTTCAGGGAATGAAATCACAAAACTTCAGCCTCATCCCTTATTTTATAATCTGACAGTCTTGAAAACTGTGAACCTGAAATTCAACAAGATATCCAACCTGTGTGAAAGCGATCTTACTAGCTTCCGAGgaaaacactttttattttttagcctCAGCTCTAATAATTTGTACAAGACAGATGAAATGGCCTGGGCCAAATGCCCAAATCCTTTCAGAAATATGACGTTTAACTCACTAGACCTTAGTGAAAATGGCTGGAGCACAGAGAAAGTCCAATATTTCTGCAGAGCCATTAAAGGGACTCTAATCAGTTCTTTAATATTTAGTTCTCATACAATGGGTTCAGGATTTGGCTTTAATAACTTAAAAAATCCAGATAATGATACATTTGCAGGACTAGCAAGAAGTGATCTTCGTTTGCTTGATATTTCACATGGTTACATTTTCTCTCTCAATTCCTTAATCTTTCAAAGCCTTGGTAATCTGGAATTACTGAACCTTTTCGAAAACAAGATAAATCAAATCCAAAGGCAAGCATTTTTTGGCTTGGGAAACCTAAAAATTCTCAATCTCTCAAGTAATCTTTTAG CCTCAGCTTCTCAACTTGAACTTCATTCATCCCCTTCCCCGCCACAACTTGTCTGCTTGGTGGTAAAACTGTGGTCACTGGTCTACTTCATTTGCTGCTCTCTCAGCCTGGTGCTTTTTCAGTTGAGCTGCCTCCTGCCCCGCAGAGAGGAACAGGTATCCGCTGCAGATCTGAAGCAAGCCTGGGcttga
- the TLR5 gene encoding toll-like receptor 5 isoform X1: MKNGCGEQFVMLRQQLVLVFGISLASDIAASRSCYSEGQVSVYYFCNLTDIPPVPKDTVKLLLTFNYISQVTATSFPLLEHLLLLEIGMQYVYPVTIGKGAFKNLPNLRVLDLGYNRILRLDLDAFVGLPSLTVLRLFQNYLGDSILEEHYFQDLSSLEELDLSGNEITKLQPHPLFYNLTVLKTVNLKFNKISNLCESDLTSFRGKHFLFFSLSSNNLYKTDEMAWAKCPNPFRNMTFNSLDLSENGWSTEKVQYFCRAIKGTLISSLIFSSHTMGSGFGFNNLKNPDNDTFAGLARSDLRLLDISHGYIFSLNSLIFQSLGNLELLNLFENKINQIQRQAFFGLGNLKILNLSSNLLGELYDYTFEGLHSVMYIDLQKNHIGMIGEKSFSNLVSLKIIDLRDNAIKKLPSFPHLTSAFLGDNKLMSVVGTTIAATHLELERNWLANLGDLYILFQVPDVQYIFLKQNRLSYCVKRDSVIENNQLIYMDLGENMLQLVWERDLCLDVFGALSKLQVLHLNNNYLTALPQEIFQGLISLKRLNLASNLLSHLSPGLFPQSLTNLNLSGNQLFSPEPEVFMTLSILDITHNTYVCDCTLKSLLVWLNETNVTLAGSQSDRYCVYPPAFAGVPLSSLAFDGCSEDELQQTLRFSVFIFTSVTLLMFLMAVVIFTRCRGICFVWYKTIIKKMIDSHPQVADKSEYRYDAYLCYSKNDFEWVQNSLLKHLDSQYFDKNRFTLCFEERDFLPGEEHINNIRDAICNSRKTICIVTRQFLKDGWCVEAFNFAQSRYFCDLKDVLIMVVVGSLSQYQLMKHKPIRNFLQRSQYLRWPEDYQDVDWFLDNLSCQILKEKKVQRKASGIELQTVATVSSS; the protein is encoded by the coding sequence ATTCGTGATGTTACGTCAACAGCTAGTACTTGTCTTTGGAATATCACTAGCTAGTGATATAGCTGCATCTAGAAGCTGTTATTCAGAAGGCCAAGTCTCCGTGTATTATTTCTGCAACCTCACAGATATTCCACCTGTGCCGAAGGATACAGTGAAGCTTTTGCTAACTTTCAACTATATCAGTCAAGTGACTGCGACTTCGTTTCCactgctggagcacttgctgttgtTGGAAATCGGAATGCAATATGTCTATCCTGTTACCATAGGAAAAGGAGCTTTCAAGAACCTGCCAAACCTTCGTGTCTTAGACTTGGGATACAATAGGATTCTTCGACTGGATCTTGATGCTTTCGTGGGCTTGCCAAGTCTGACTGTACTCCGTCTGTTTCAGAACTACCTTGGAGATTCCATCCTGGAGGAACATTACTTTCAAGATTTGAGCTCATTAGAAGAATTGGATCTTTCAGGGAATGAAATCACAAAACTTCAGCCTCATCCCTTATTTTATAATCTGACAGTCTTGAAAACTGTGAACCTGAAATTCAACAAGATATCCAACCTGTGTGAAAGCGATCTTACTAGCTTCCGAGgaaaacactttttattttttagcctCAGCTCTAATAATTTGTACAAGACAGATGAAATGGCCTGGGCCAAATGCCCAAATCCTTTCAGAAATATGACGTTTAACTCACTAGACCTTAGTGAAAATGGCTGGAGCACAGAGAAAGTCCAATATTTCTGCAGAGCCATTAAAGGGACTCTAATCAGTTCTTTAATATTTAGTTCTCATACAATGGGTTCAGGATTTGGCTTTAATAACTTAAAAAATCCAGATAATGATACATTTGCAGGACTAGCAAGAAGTGATCTTCGTTTGCTTGATATTTCACATGGTTACATTTTCTCTCTCAATTCCTTAATCTTTCAAAGCCTTGGTAATCTGGAATTACTGAACCTTTTCGAAAACAAGATAAATCAAATCCAAAGGCAAGCATTTTTTGGCTTGGGAAACCTAAAAATTCTCAATCTCTCAAGTAATCTTTTAGGTGAGTTGTATGATTATACTTTTGAGGGCCTACATAGTGTAATGTATATTGATTTACAGAAAAACCACATCGGGATGATTGGTGAAAAATCATTCAGTAATTTAGTAAGTCTGAAAATAATTGATCTCAGAGACAACGCCATTAAAAAACTCCCTTCCTTTCCACATCTGACCTCTGCCTTTCTAGGAGACAATAAGCTAATGTCTGTAGTTGGCACCACAATAGCAGCTACACACCTTGAATTGGAAAGAAATTGGCTGGCAAACCTGGGTGACCTGTATATTCTTTTCCAAGTTCCAGATGTGCAGTATATCTTCTTAAAACAGAATCGCTTATCTTACTGTGTGAAAAGGGATAGTGTTATAGAAAACAATCAGTTAATCTATATGGATCTAGGTGAAAATATGTTACAGCTTGTGTGGGAGAGAGACTTGTGTTTGGATGTGTTCGGGGCACTCTCCAAACTTCAGGTTCTACATCTGAATAACAACTACCTCACTGCTCTTCCACAGGAGATTTTTCAAGGTCTAATATCTCTAAAAAGACTTAATCTAGCTTCCAACCTATTGTCTCATCTTTCTCCTGGGCTTTTTCCACAAAGCCTAACAAACCTAAACTTATCTGGAAAccagcttttttcccctgagcCTGAAGTCTTTATGACTTTGAGTATTCTGGATATAACACATAATACGTATGTCTGTGATTGTACCTTAAAGAGCCTGCTAGTGTGGCTAAATGAAACCAACGTAACTCTAGCTGGCTCACAATCTGACAGGTACTGCGTATACCCACCTGCATTTGCAGGGGTACCGCTGTCATCGCTGGCATTTGATGGTTGCAGTGAAGATGAACTCCAGCAGACACTCAGGTTCTCAGTATTCATCTTCACCTCTGTCACTCTTCTAATGTTTCTGATGGCAGTCGTCATTTTTACTCGCTGTCGGGGGATTTGTTTTGTCTGGTATAAAACGATCATCAAAAAAATGATAGACAGCCATCCACAAGTAGCAGACAAAAGTGAATACAGATATGATGCATATTTGTGCTACAGCAAAAATGACTTTGAATGGGTCCAGAATTCTTTGCTAAAGCATCTGGATTCACAGTATTTTGATAAAAACAGATTTACCTTGTGCTTTGAGGAAAGAGATTTCTTGCCTGGGGAAGAACATATCAACAATATTCGTGATGCCATTtgcaacagcaggaaaacaatTTGCATTGTGACCAGGCAGTTTCTCAAAGATGGGTGGTGTGTGGAAGCCTTTAATTTTGCCCAAAGCAGGTACTTTTGTGATCTTAAAGATGTCCTCATTATGGTAGTGGTTGGGTCACTTTCTCAATATCAACTGATGAAACATAAACCAATTCGAAACTTTTTACAAAGGAGTCAGTATTTGCGGTGGCCTGAAGATTATCAAGATGTAGACTGGTTTTTAGATAACCTTTCTTGCcaaattctgaaggaaaaaaaagtgcaaaggaAAGCCAGTGGTATAGAGCTGCAGACTGTAGCAACAGTCTCAAGTTCATAG